The following are from one region of the Pectobacterium actinidiae genome:
- a CDS encoding AMP-dependent synthetase/ligase, whose protein sequence is MNNHLQPYHVVHRVQDQINHCAGRITLREWKPAGEQQLTWTQAGQRIQRIASALLALGLDVQERVAIFSHNSMNWSLADLALLHLRAITVPIYATNTAAQAAFIINDADIRTIFVGGQEQLDALLALRDMCPQLRNIIVMDEGVNLRGSDIAQSLHEFEAQAVDDFWRDEWQTRIDSRDLNDLFTLIYTSGTTGEPKGVMLDYTNMAMQLKLHDDRLDMSENDVSLCFLPLSHVFERAWSFVIMHRGAQNVYLSDTNLVRAAMLAVKPTVMCAVPRFYEKVYSAIHEKVAQAPWYRQRLFNWAIAQGQHAFLASQAAKKGGLFRRVMHRYADRLVLGKLRQLLGGEIRFMPAAGARLDDNIILFFRSIGIRIIYGYGMTETCATVSCWEEGRFRLGSIGTPLPGIEVRIGEEKEIQVRGATIMRGYFHRPQETAETFTEDGWLKTGDAGELDANGNLFITERLKDLMKTSGGKYIAPQHLEGTLGQDRFIEQVAIIADTRKYVSALIVPCFEALEEYAHSINLKYHDRLELLRHSHIIELFEQRLREMQKELSRVEQVKKFTLLPVPFSMAEGELTPTLKLRRKIINQRYQLEIDAMYAES, encoded by the coding sequence ATGAATAATCATTTACAGCCATACCATGTGGTGCACCGGGTCCAAGATCAAATCAATCACTGCGCAGGTCGTATTACGTTGCGCGAGTGGAAGCCTGCGGGCGAACAGCAGCTCACCTGGACACAGGCCGGGCAGCGTATTCAGCGCATTGCCAGCGCGCTCTTAGCGCTGGGGCTGGATGTGCAGGAACGGGTTGCGATTTTCTCTCATAATTCAATGAACTGGTCGCTGGCCGATCTGGCGCTGCTGCATCTGCGGGCGATCACTGTGCCAATCTATGCCACGAATACGGCGGCGCAAGCGGCATTCATTATCAATGATGCGGACATCCGTACGATATTCGTTGGCGGTCAGGAACAGTTGGATGCGCTGTTGGCGCTGCGCGACATGTGTCCGCAACTGCGAAACATCATCGTGATGGATGAGGGCGTTAACCTGCGTGGTAGTGACATCGCGCAATCCCTGCATGAGTTTGAAGCGCAGGCGGTAGACGATTTCTGGCGTGATGAATGGCAAACGCGTATCGACAGCCGCGATCTCAACGATCTGTTTACGCTGATTTATACCTCTGGTACGACGGGTGAACCGAAAGGCGTCATGCTGGATTACACCAACATGGCGATGCAGCTTAAGCTGCACGACGATCGTCTGGATATGTCAGAAAATGACGTATCGCTCTGTTTCTTGCCGCTTTCTCACGTTTTTGAGCGCGCATGGAGTTTTGTCATTATGCACCGTGGCGCGCAGAACGTGTATCTCAGCGATACGAATCTGGTGCGTGCAGCGATGCTGGCGGTGAAGCCTACCGTGATGTGCGCCGTGCCGCGTTTTTATGAGAAAGTTTACAGCGCGATCCATGAAAAAGTGGCGCAGGCCCCGTGGTATCGTCAGCGCCTATTTAACTGGGCCATTGCGCAGGGGCAACATGCTTTTCTGGCAAGCCAGGCAGCGAAGAAGGGCGGTCTGTTCCGCCGCGTGATGCACCGCTATGCAGACCGACTGGTGTTAGGGAAACTGCGCCAACTGCTAGGGGGCGAGATTCGCTTTATGCCAGCAGCGGGCGCGCGACTGGATGACAACATCATTCTGTTTTTCCGGTCGATCGGGATTCGCATCATCTATGGCTACGGTATGACTGAAACCTGTGCGACGGTTTCCTGCTGGGAAGAAGGCCGCTTCCGCTTAGGCTCTATTGGTACGCCGCTGCCGGGCATTGAGGTCCGCATTGGCGAGGAAAAAGAGATTCAGGTACGTGGCGCAACCATCATGCGGGGGTATTTCCATCGTCCGCAGGAAACCGCAGAGACCTTTACTGAAGACGGCTGGCTGAAAACTGGCGATGCGGGTGAACTGGATGCTAACGGTAACCTGTTTATTACCGAGCGGTTGAAAGATCTGATGAAAACCTCGGGTGGTAAATATATCGCACCGCAGCATCTGGAAGGCACGCTGGGGCAGGATCGCTTCATCGAGCAGGTTGCGATTATTGCTGACACGCGTAAGTACGTGTCTGCGCTGATTGTTCCCTGCTTCGAGGCGCTGGAAGAATACGCTCACTCTATCAACCTGAAGTATCACGATCGTCTGGAGTTGCTGCGTCACAGCCATATTATTGAGCTGTTCGAACAGCGCCTGCGGGAGATGCAGAAGGAGCTTTCCCGCGTTGAGCAGGTGAAGAAATTCACGCTACTGCCTGTGCCGTTTTCGATGGCGGAAGGGGAACTGACGCCAACGCTCAAACTGCGTAGAAAGATCATCAACCAGCGTTATCAGTTGGAAATTGATGCGATGTACGCAGAGTCTTGA
- the leuA gene encoding 2-isopropylmalate synthase: MSEQVIIFDTTLRDGEQALQASLSVKEKLQIAFALERMGVDVMEVGFPVSSPGDFESVQTIARNIKNSRVCGLTRCVEKDIDVAAEALRVAEAFRIHTFIATSPMHIATKLRSTLDEVIERAIYMIKRARNYTDDVEFSCEDAGRTPIPDLCRVVEAAINAGARTINIPDTVGYTMPHEFGNIIASLYQHVPNIDKAIISVHTHDDLGLAVGNAMAAVYAGARQVEGTLNGIGERAGNCSLEEVIMAIKTRHNILNVHTNINHQEIYRTSQLVSQICNMPIPANKAVVGANAFAHSSGIHQDGVLKNRENYEIMTPESIGLKEVQLNLTSRSGRAAVKHRMEEMGYQDSDYNLDDLYSAFLKLADKKGQVFDYDLEALAFINRQQEEPEFYHLDYFSVQSGSSVMATASVKLICGEETQSEAATGNGPVDAVYQAINRITGYQVSLVKYQLTAKGQGRDALGQVDIVADYQGRRFHGVGLATDIVESSAQAMVNVLNNIKRAQQVEKEIQRLQQHNSQQQNDSKQQNSQETV; encoded by the coding sequence ATGAGCGAGCAAGTCATTATTTTTGATACCACATTACGCGATGGTGAGCAGGCTTTACAGGCGAGTCTGAGTGTAAAAGAAAAGCTGCAAATTGCCTTTGCCCTGGAGCGTATGGGCGTTGATGTCATGGAGGTCGGCTTCCCAGTGTCCTCTCCCGGCGACTTTGAATCCGTTCAGACGATTGCCCGCAACATCAAAAATAGCCGTGTGTGTGGCCTGACCCGCTGTGTTGAAAAAGACATCGATGTCGCCGCTGAAGCCCTGCGTGTCGCAGAAGCTTTCCGTATCCACACCTTCATCGCTACGTCGCCGATGCATATCGCCACCAAGCTGCGCAGCACGCTGGACGAAGTGATCGAACGCGCCATTTACATGATCAAACGCGCGCGTAACTACACAGACGACGTTGAATTTTCCTGCGAAGATGCGGGCCGTACGCCAATCCCAGACCTGTGTCGCGTGGTTGAAGCCGCCATCAACGCCGGTGCTCGCACCATCAATATCCCAGACACCGTTGGCTACACCATGCCGCATGAATTCGGCAATATCATCGCGTCTTTGTACCAACACGTTCCCAACATCGATAAAGCCATCATTTCTGTTCACACTCACGACGATCTGGGCTTGGCCGTCGGCAACGCCATGGCCGCGGTGTATGCAGGCGCTCGTCAGGTAGAAGGCACATTGAACGGTATCGGCGAGCGTGCGGGTAACTGTTCACTGGAAGAAGTCATCATGGCGATCAAAACCCGCCATAACATCCTGAATGTACACACCAACATCAATCATCAGGAAATCTACCGTACCAGCCAACTGGTCAGCCAGATTTGCAATATGCCCATCCCTGCCAACAAAGCGGTTGTGGGTGCCAACGCCTTCGCTCACTCCTCTGGTATTCACCAGGATGGCGTGCTGAAGAACCGTGAAAACTACGAAATCATGACGCCGGAATCCATCGGCCTGAAAGAAGTCCAGTTGAACCTGACTTCCCGTTCTGGTCGCGCGGCGGTGAAACACCGCATGGAAGAGATGGGCTATCAGGACAGCGACTACAATCTGGACGATTTGTACTCTGCCTTCCTGAAACTGGCGGATAAGAAAGGTCAGGTTTTTGATTACGACCTGGAAGCGCTGGCCTTTATCAACCGTCAGCAGGAAGAACCTGAGTTCTACCATCTGGATTATTTCAGCGTTCAGTCTGGTTCCAGCGTGATGGCAACCGCCTCTGTCAAACTGATTTGCGGCGAAGAAACCCAGTCAGAAGCCGCGACGGGTAATGGCCCGGTGGATGCCGTCTATCAGGCGATCAACCGCATTACGGGTTATCAGGTTTCGCTGGTTAAATATCAACTGACCGCCAAAGGTCAAGGCCGTGATGCGCTGGGTCAGGTTGATATTGTCGCGGATTATCAAGGGCGTCGTTTCCACGGTGTCGGTCTGGCGACGGATATCGTTGAATCTTCCGCGCAGGCAATGGTAAATGTATTAAACAACATCAAGCGTGCTCAGCAGGTAGAAAAAGAAATTCAACGTCTGCAACAGCACAATAGCCAACAACAAAACGATAGCAAACAACAAAACAGTCAGGAAACAGTGTGA
- the leuB gene encoding 3-isopropylmalate dehydrogenase encodes MTKSYHIAVLPGDGIGPEVMAQAHKVLDAVRQRFGIRITTSEYDVGGIAIDRQGTPLPQATVAGCEQADAILFGSVGGPKWEHLPPAEQPERGALLPLRKHFKLFSNLRPARLYQGLEAFCPLRSDIAAKGFDILCVRELTGGIYFGQPKGREGSGQYERAFDTEVYHRFEIERIAHIAFESARKRRSIVTSIDKANVLQSSILWREIVNEVAQHYPDVKLSHLYIDNATMQLIKDPSQFDVMLCSNLFGDILSDECAMITGSMGMLPSASLNEQGFGLYEPAGGSAPDIAGKDIANPIAQILSLALLLRYSLGADDAADAIEKAVNTALAEGYRTADLASASNAIGTNEMGDVIARFVAQGA; translated from the coding sequence ATGACAAAGAGCTACCATATCGCCGTTTTACCCGGAGACGGCATTGGCCCAGAAGTAATGGCACAGGCCCATAAAGTACTGGATGCGGTACGTCAGCGTTTTGGCATCCGCATTACCACCAGCGAGTATGACGTTGGCGGTATCGCCATTGACCGTCAGGGCACGCCGCTGCCACAGGCGACCGTCGCGGGCTGTGAGCAGGCCGATGCGATTCTGTTCGGTTCCGTGGGCGGCCCGAAATGGGAACACCTGCCACCGGCAGAACAGCCGGAGCGCGGTGCGTTATTGCCTCTGCGTAAACACTTCAAACTGTTCAGCAACCTGCGTCCTGCTCGTCTGTATCAGGGGCTGGAAGCGTTTTGTCCGCTGCGTAGCGACATCGCCGCCAAAGGCTTTGATATCCTGTGCGTCCGCGAACTGACCGGTGGGATCTACTTCGGCCAGCCTAAAGGGCGTGAAGGTAGCGGTCAGTATGAGCGCGCTTTCGATACTGAGGTTTATCATCGTTTCGAGATTGAGCGTATCGCGCATATCGCCTTTGAATCCGCTCGCAAGCGTCGCAGCATCGTAACCTCCATCGATAAAGCCAACGTACTGCAAAGCTCGATTCTGTGGCGCGAGATCGTCAACGAAGTCGCACAACACTATCCCGATGTGAAGCTGTCTCACCTGTATATCGATAACGCAACGATGCAGTTAATTAAAGATCCGTCTCAGTTTGACGTGATGCTGTGTTCTAACCTGTTCGGCGACATTCTGTCCGACGAATGCGCCATGATTACCGGTTCAATGGGCATGCTGCCTTCTGCCAGCCTGAATGAGCAAGGCTTTGGCCTGTACGAGCCTGCTGGCGGTTCCGCACCCGATATCGCCGGTAAAGACATTGCCAACCCGATTGCGCAGATTCTGTCGCTGGCGCTGCTGCTGCGCTACAGCCTGGGTGCTGACGATGCCGCAGACGCGATCGAAAAAGCGGTCAATACCGCACTGGCTGAAGGCTACCGTACCGCCGATCTGGCAAGCGCCAGCAACGCGATCGGTACCAATGAAATGGGCGACGTGATTGCGCGTTTTGTGGCGCAAGGGGCATAA
- the leuC gene encoding 3-isopropylmalate dehydratase large subunit, whose translation MGKTLYQKLFDAHVVHEAPNETPLLYIDRHLVHEVTSPQAFDGLRAMGRKVRQPGKTFATMDHNVSTQTKDINASGEMARIQMQELIKNCAEFGVQLYDLNHPYQGIVHVIGPEQGMTLPGMTIVCGDSHTATHGAFGSLAFGIGTSEVEHVLATQTLKQGRAKTMKIEVTGDAAHGITAKDIVLAIIGKTGSAGGTGHVVEFCGKAIRALSMEGRMTLCNMAIEMGAKAGLVAPDETTFNYLKGRQFAPKDANWDAAVAYWSTLKSDDDAQFDTIVTLDAAQIAPQVTWGTNPGQVIAVNQEIPSPDSFSDPVERASAAKALAYMDLQPGIKLTDVKIDKVFIGSCTNSRIEDLRAAAEIAKGRKVAAGVQAIVVPGSGPVKTMAELEGLDKVFIEAGFEWRLPGCSMCLAMNNDRLNPGERCASTSNRNFEGRQGRAGRTHLVSPAMAAAAAVTGRFADVRELN comes from the coding sequence ATGGGTAAGACGTTATATCAAAAATTGTTCGACGCACACGTGGTTCATGAAGCGCCGAACGAAACGCCGCTGCTGTATATCGACAGACATCTGGTACACGAAGTGACGTCCCCACAGGCTTTCGACGGCCTGCGTGCGATGGGCCGTAAGGTTCGTCAACCGGGGAAAACCTTCGCGACCATGGACCACAACGTGTCCACGCAGACCAAAGACATCAACGCCAGTGGCGAGATGGCCCGCATTCAGATGCAGGAATTAATCAAAAACTGTGCGGAATTCGGCGTTCAACTGTATGACCTGAACCACCCGTATCAGGGCATCGTTCACGTTATCGGCCCTGAGCAAGGGATGACGCTGCCGGGTATGACCATCGTCTGCGGTGACTCCCACACGGCAACGCACGGCGCGTTTGGCTCACTGGCCTTCGGTATCGGTACGTCGGAAGTAGAACATGTGCTGGCAACGCAAACCCTGAAGCAGGGTCGCGCCAAGACCATGAAAATTGAAGTCACAGGCGATGCCGCTCATGGCATCACCGCGAAAGACATCGTGCTGGCGATTATCGGTAAAACCGGTAGCGCAGGCGGCACCGGTCATGTCGTTGAATTCTGTGGTAAAGCCATTCGTGCGCTGAGCATGGAAGGTCGTATGACGCTGTGCAACATGGCAATTGAGATGGGAGCAAAGGCGGGTCTGGTTGCGCCGGATGAAACCACGTTCAATTACCTGAAAGGCCGTCAGTTTGCGCCGAAAGACGCCAACTGGGACGCCGCCGTTGCGTACTGGAGCACATTGAAATCGGATGATGACGCGCAGTTCGATACGATCGTCACGCTGGATGCCGCTCAGATCGCGCCACAGGTTACCTGGGGCACCAATCCCGGTCAGGTTATCGCCGTCAATCAGGAAATCCCGAGCCCTGACTCTTTCAGCGATCCGGTAGAACGCGCCTCCGCTGCCAAAGCGCTGGCCTATATGGATCTGCAACCCGGTATTAAACTGACCGACGTGAAGATCGATAAAGTCTTCATTGGTTCCTGCACCAACTCGCGCATTGAAGATTTACGCGCAGCAGCAGAAATCGCCAAAGGGCGCAAAGTTGCCGCTGGCGTTCAGGCTATCGTCGTACCTGGCTCCGGCCCGGTAAAAACCATGGCGGAGCTGGAAGGGCTGGATAAAGTGTTCATTGAGGCGGGATTTGAGTGGCGCTTACCGGGCTGTTCTATGTGTCTGGCAATGAACAATGACCGTCTGAACCCCGGCGAGCGTTGTGCATCAACCAGCAACCGTAACTTTGAAGGCCGTCAGGGTCGCGCTGGCCGCACCCATCTGGTCAGCCCGGCAATGGCTGCGGCTGCCGCAGTGACGGGTCGCTTTGCCGACGTCCGCGAGTTGAATTAA
- the leuD gene encoding 3-isopropylmalate dehydratase small subunit: MAKFTQHTGLVVPLDAANVDTDAIIPKQFLQKVTRTGFGQHLFHDWRFLDDAGQQPNPEFVLNQSHYKGASILLARENFGCGSSREHAPWALTDYGFKVVIAPSFADIFYGNSFNNQLLPVKLSDEEVDELFKLVDGQEGITFTVDLENQVVQAGSKSYPFEIDSFRRHCMINGLDSIGLTLQHEASITEYEKNQPAFLN, encoded by the coding sequence ATGGCTAAATTTACCCAACACACAGGTCTGGTGGTTCCTCTGGATGCCGCTAACGTCGATACCGATGCCATCATTCCCAAGCAGTTTCTGCAAAAAGTGACGCGTACCGGTTTCGGCCAGCATCTGTTCCACGACTGGCGTTTTCTGGACGATGCGGGCCAACAGCCTAACCCTGAGTTTGTGCTGAACCAGTCGCATTACAAAGGGGCAAGCATTCTGCTGGCGCGGGAAAACTTCGGCTGTGGCTCTTCCCGTGAGCACGCACCGTGGGCACTGACCGATTACGGCTTCAAAGTCGTTATCGCCCCAAGCTTCGCCGATATTTTCTACGGCAACTCGTTTAACAACCAGCTGCTGCCGGTAAAGTTGAGCGATGAGGAAGTGGACGAGCTGTTCAAGCTGGTTGATGGTCAGGAAGGGATTACCTTCACGGTCGATCTGGAAAATCAGGTCGTTCAGGCAGGCAGCAAAAGCTATCCGTTCGAAATCGACAGCTTCCGCCGTCACTGCATGATCAACGGGTTAGACAGCATCGGCCTGACGCTGCAACACGAAGCGTCTATCACCGAGTATGAAAAGAATCAGCCAGCCTTTCTAAACTGA
- a CDS encoding AzlD domain-containing protein: MSWLLIFALAGIVFFNRYIFLEPAVPVKLPGLLHRALKYSAPCLLTAICGPIILMEHGVIRGFPDNPYFLGAIVSVVISFFIRNIVVAVLLSMLAFYLIAALL, translated from the coding sequence ATGAGCTGGTTATTAATATTCGCTCTGGCAGGGATCGTGTTTTTTAATCGCTATATCTTTCTTGAACCCGCGGTGCCGGTAAAACTCCCGGGTTTACTCCATCGTGCATTAAAGTATTCGGCACCTTGTTTACTCACCGCGATTTGTGGGCCGATTATTCTGATGGAGCACGGCGTTATTCGCGGATTTCCAGATAACCCGTACTTCCTCGGCGCTATTGTGAGCGTTGTGATTTCCTTCTTTATCAGAAATATTGTGGTCGCGGTGCTCTTGAGTATGTTGGCTTTTTATCTGATTGCCGCACTATTGTAA
- a CDS encoding AzlC family ABC transporter permease, with amino-acid sequence MENTVASSSSVSKNTMSPRKHFMTGVVEMLPLCLSVVPWGILAGSMAIQSGLSVGQSIGMSAIIFAGAAQLVSLGLLMSGANVATLLISVFFITAQHLIYGLTLREYVSTLKLRQRLPIGYLLSDELFALSEKKDRKNNVSASYLIGAGFTFYIFWNIFSIMGVVMASSVPDLDKYHLDYSIVATFITIVVPMIKKISTFSGVLFSLLLSMLLTYFKIEGAIAIAGVGGMFFSVFIATVLKEEK; translated from the coding sequence ATGGAAAACACCGTAGCCTCTTCATCGTCGGTATCAAAAAATACGATGAGTCCGCGAAAGCATTTTATGACTGGCGTGGTTGAAATGCTGCCGCTCTGTTTATCCGTGGTGCCCTGGGGGATTCTGGCCGGCTCTATGGCTATCCAATCGGGATTATCTGTCGGGCAAAGTATTGGGATGTCCGCAATTATTTTTGCGGGGGCTGCGCAATTAGTTTCGCTAGGATTACTCATGTCTGGGGCGAATGTCGCGACACTATTAATTTCTGTCTTTTTTATCACCGCACAGCACCTGATATATGGCCTGACGCTACGAGAATATGTTTCAACGTTGAAGTTAAGACAACGACTTCCTATCGGATATCTATTATCCGATGAGCTGTTTGCGCTCAGTGAGAAGAAAGACAGAAAGAATAATGTCAGTGCCAGTTATTTAATCGGTGCGGGTTTCACCTTTTATATTTTTTGGAATATCTTTAGCATTATGGGTGTGGTTATGGCCTCTTCCGTACCTGACTTAGATAAGTATCATCTTGATTATTCTATTGTTGCGACATTCATCACCATCGTTGTACCGATGATAAAGAAAATCAGCACCTTCTCTGGTGTCCTATTCTCTTTACTGCTGTCGATGTTATTGACCTATTTCAAAATAGAAGGTGCGATCGCAATTGCCGGTGTCGGCGGCATGTTTTTCTCTGTGTTTATCGCGACTGTACTTAAGGAAGAAAAATGA
- a CDS encoding AraC family transcriptional regulator, whose translation MQKKPVVQEQTHFRHLEALGGLDMLQAQYYQQRFPRHVHDTYCISVIEQGAQRFYRSGAEHVAPKGDIILVNADDVHTGSSEVETGWAYRAIYPHPDLFRSINQDLQRSKDSIPWFPDAVVHDPGLADQLLMTFTMLSQPGNLLLKETLLLSSLTWLTMRYSKTRLTPQMLPVATQNILNAKAFMDSYPERELALVELAALAELSVWHFLRQFKAVVGITPHAYLIQARLRKAKALLRKGNAILDVSVLCGFTDQSHFHRHFKNSLGLTPGEFAKGNL comes from the coding sequence GTGCAGAAAAAGCCGGTAGTGCAAGAGCAAACACATTTCAGACACCTGGAGGCATTAGGTGGTCTGGATATGTTGCAGGCGCAGTACTATCAGCAGCGCTTTCCTCGCCATGTGCATGATACCTACTGCATTAGCGTGATTGAGCAGGGGGCACAGCGTTTTTATCGTTCTGGTGCCGAGCATGTCGCCCCCAAAGGAGACATTATTCTGGTGAATGCGGACGACGTGCACACGGGAAGTTCCGAGGTAGAAACGGGATGGGCCTATCGCGCCATTTATCCTCATCCCGATCTTTTTCGCTCGATTAATCAGGATCTTCAACGCTCAAAGGACTCCATTCCGTGGTTTCCCGACGCCGTTGTTCACGATCCAGGACTGGCGGATCAGTTGCTCATGACGTTCACTATGCTGTCTCAGCCGGGCAATCTGTTATTGAAAGAAACGCTGCTATTGTCGTCATTAACCTGGCTGACGATGCGCTATAGCAAGACGCGCCTGACGCCACAGATGTTGCCCGTTGCGACCCAAAATATCCTGAACGCGAAAGCCTTTATGGACAGCTACCCCGAAAGAGAACTTGCTCTCGTTGAATTGGCTGCGCTGGCTGAACTTAGTGTGTGGCACTTCTTACGACAGTTTAAAGCGGTGGTGGGGATTACGCCCCACGCCTACTTGATTCAGGCGCGTCTGCGCAAGGCTAAAGCCCTGTTGCGTAAAGGCAATGCTATCCTCGATGTTTCTGTGCTGTGCGGTTTTACCGACCAAAGCCACTTCCATCGCCATTTCAAAAACTCTCTGGGGTTGACGCCGGGCGAGTTTGCTAAAGGTAATCTGTAG
- a CDS encoding methyl-accepting chemotaxis protein gives MSDVPYQSIAIYEKPEPWHAAPGVHNMKLTPLFVIVFSGVLLLFALAVSTSSYFLKQAEQSLNSSTLELNVRMELVDSANHMRAARMNLLHAVNHLRNGLTDNYNASMKAAEERLSLSQKMFDGYQNRAVRSDVEFARDNELKARYGDYVERGIRPMFDIAKKGNVEELNAFESTTLSKLDDEYDVPLKASYLYRVDMAKNINVTAERHSTLGYTLMTGAFILAIVLTGMTFLLIRRVIINPVQYWVSRIQAIAHGDLTRASVDVGRNEIGILGNNIQQMQDSLSETVGSVRDSAESIHSSSTKIAAGNTDLSARTEQQAAALAETAASMEQLTAAVKQNTDNAHHASVVATDTSAKAVNGGSIVEQVVGSMADIAKSSDKISEIISLINGIAFQTNILALNAAVEAARAGEQGKGFAVVAGEVRNLAQRSANAATEIAALIKESEARVTEGTTLASEAGKAMAEIVAEINNVTRIMNEIALASDEQSSGINQVSLAISEMDRVTQQNAALVLEASSSAASLEQQAERLNLGVSRFHLM, from the coding sequence ATGAGCGATGTTCCTTATCAGTCAATAGCGATTTACGAAAAACCGGAACCTTGGCACGCTGCTCCCGGCGTACACAATATGAAACTGACGCCTCTTTTCGTCATTGTTTTTTCTGGTGTTTTACTGCTTTTTGCCTTAGCAGTTTCCACATCGTCCTATTTTCTTAAGCAGGCTGAACAGTCGTTAAATAGTTCGACGCTGGAATTAAATGTTCGAATGGAACTCGTTGATAGTGCTAACCATATGCGTGCCGCGCGTATGAATTTGCTCCATGCAGTGAATCATTTACGCAATGGCCTTACTGATAACTACAATGCGAGTATGAAGGCCGCAGAAGAACGCCTGTCGTTATCTCAAAAAATGTTCGATGGGTATCAAAATAGGGCGGTGCGTTCTGATGTGGAATTCGCCCGCGATAATGAATTAAAAGCGCGCTATGGCGATTATGTCGAACGCGGTATCAGACCCATGTTTGACATCGCGAAGAAGGGCAATGTTGAAGAACTCAATGCGTTTGAGTCGACGACCCTGTCTAAACTGGATGATGAGTATGATGTGCCGTTGAAGGCGTCTTATCTTTATCGGGTTGATATGGCAAAAAATATTAATGTGACGGCTGAAAGGCATTCCACTCTGGGCTATACGCTCATGACGGGTGCCTTTATTCTGGCTATCGTATTAACGGGCATGACGTTCTTATTAATTCGTCGTGTCATTATTAACCCAGTGCAGTATTGGGTGTCGCGCATACAGGCTATCGCGCACGGTGATTTAACGCGCGCGAGTGTGGATGTCGGGCGAAATGAAATCGGTATTTTAGGGAATAACATCCAGCAAATGCAGGATTCGCTCTCCGAAACGGTTGGCTCGGTACGCGACAGTGCCGAGTCTATTCACAGCAGTTCGACGAAAATCGCCGCCGGTAATACCGATTTGTCGGCACGAACGGAACAGCAGGCTGCGGCACTGGCGGAAACGGCGGCTAGCATGGAACAGCTCACGGCGGCAGTGAAGCAAAATACCGATAATGCGCACCATGCAAGCGTTGTGGCGACGGATACCTCAGCCAAGGCGGTAAACGGTGGCAGCATTGTTGAACAGGTGGTGGGCTCTATGGCGGATATCGCCAAGAGTTCAGACAAAATTTCTGAGATTATCTCGCTCATTAATGGGATTGCATTCCAGACCAATATTCTGGCGCTGAATGCGGCGGTTGAAGCAGCGAGAGCGGGCGAGCAAGGTAAAGGATTTGCGGTGGTGGCAGGAGAAGTCCGTAATCTGGCACAGCGTTCGGCTAACGCCGCAACGGAAATTGCTGCTCTGATTAAGGAGTCCGAAGCTCGAGTGACAGAAGGAACGACGCTGGCATCTGAAGCGGGTAAAGCGATGGCCGAGATTGTGGCTGAAATTAATAACGTTACCCGCATTATGAATGAAATCGCGCTGGCTTCCGATGAACAGAGCAGTGGTATCAATCAGGTGTCGTTAGCGATATCTGAAATGGATCGGGTCACGCAACAGAATGCGGCGCTGGTGCTGGAGGCGTCCTCGTCTGCGGCATCGCTGGAACAGCAGGCTGAGCGGCTGAACCTTGGCGTGTCCCGGTTTCATCTGATGTAA